In one window of Sinorhizobium chiapasense DNA:
- the phnG gene encoding phosphonate C-P lyase system protein PhnG gives MDATQKHEALPDAAAERREGIRLLARATLAELVGAWEAIADKPDVAPVRGPETGLVMVRGRIGGGGDAFNLGEATVSRATVRLASGEIGHGQMLGTDKERARFAAIFDALFQTERHRLAVEKLHRLIAARIDAEDRRKAEQTAATRVDFFTMVRGDD, from the coding sequence ATGGACGCAACGCAGAAACATGAGGCGCTGCCGGACGCAGCCGCGGAACGCCGGGAAGGCATACGGCTTCTCGCCCGCGCCACGCTTGCGGAACTTGTCGGAGCCTGGGAGGCGATCGCAGACAAGCCGGATGTCGCCCCGGTCCGCGGCCCGGAAACGGGGCTCGTCATGGTGCGCGGCCGGATCGGCGGCGGCGGTGACGCCTTCAACCTCGGCGAGGCAACCGTGTCGCGCGCCACGGTCAGGCTCGCCAGCGGCGAGATCGGCCACGGGCAGATGCTCGGCACCGACAAGGAACGCGCCCGCTTTGCCGCGATCTTCGATGCGCTCTTCCAGACCGAGAGGCATCGCCTGGCGGTCGAAAAGCTGCACCGGCTGATCGCCGCCCGCATCGATGCCGAAGACCGCCGCAAGGCGGAACAGACCGCCGCAACCCGCGTCGACTTCTTCACCATGGTCCGGGGGGACGACTG